A section of the Sphaerodactylus townsendi isolate TG3544 linkage group LG11, MPM_Stown_v2.3, whole genome shotgun sequence genome encodes:
- the YME1L1 gene encoding ATP-dependent zinc metalloprotease YME1L1: MFSFSTTVQPQVTVPLSHLINGFHAPKIPTPSFATASTQCVQREAVPEHDVQSSEPVLNLRDLGLSDLKAGQLDELVDKLLPGYCVENKVSSPWHTSYISAQSFFENKYGFADVYSVLRSSYPYRQHPSPLQSICSDLQRWPVFIQSRGFKTLKSRARRLQSTSERLAETENVAPSFVKGLLLRDRGTDVESLEKLMKTKNIPEAHQDAFKTGFAEGFLKAQALTQRTNDSLRRTRLFLLVLLLLGIYGLSKTPFLSVRFRTTSGLDAAVDPIQMKNVTFEHVKGVEEAKQELQEVVEFLKNPEKFTVLGGKLPKGILLVGPPGTGKTLLARAVAGEADVPFYYASGSEFDEMFVGVGASRIRNLFREAKGNAPCVIFIDELDSVGGKRIESPMHPYSRQTINQLLAEMDGFKPNEGVIIIGATNFPEALDNALIRPGRFDMQVTVPRPDVRGRTEILKWYLNKIKYDPCIDPEIIARGTVGFSGAELENLVNQAALKAAVDGKDMVTMKELEFSKDKILMGPERRSVEIDDKNKTITAYHESGHAIIAYYTKDAMPINKATIMPRGPTLGHVSLLPENDRWSETRSQLLAQMDVSMGGRVAEELIFGGDHITTGASSDFDNATKIAKLMVTKFGMSEKLGVMTYTDTGKLSPETQSAIEQEIRLLLKDSYERAKNILKTHAKEHKNLAEALLTYETLDAKEIQIVLEGKKLEVR; this comes from the exons GTTACGGTTCCTCTGAGTCACCTCATCAATGGCTTCCACGCACCCAAAATCCCAACACCGTCTTTTGCCACGGCATCTACCCAGTGTGTACAAAGGGAAGCTGTACCTGAGCATGATGTGCAAAGCAGCGAG CCAGTACTCAATCTGCGAGACTTGGGACTGTCTGACTTGAAAGCTGGCCAGCTGGATGAACTAGTGGACAAGCTACTCCCGGGCTATTGTGTAGAAAACAAAGTCTCTTCCCCGTGGCATACGTCGTATATATCTGCACAGTCCTTCTTTGAAAATAAATACG GTTTCGCAGACGTATATAGTGTTTTGCGCTCATCTTACCCATACAGACAACATCCTAGCCCCCTCCAGAGTATATGTTCAGATCTTCAACGCTGGCCAG TTTTCATTCAGTCTCGGGGTTTTAAGACTCTGAAGTCGAGAGCAAGACGCCTGCAGTCCACGTCGGAACGATTAGCTGAAACGGAAAACGTCGCTCCCTCGTTCGTAAAG GGTCTCCTACTGAGAGACAGAGGCACTGATGTTGAAAGCTTagagaaactgatgaaaacaaaaAACATACCTGAAGCTCATCAAGATGCCTTTAAAACTGGGTTCGCAGAGGGCTTTTTGAAAGCTCAGGCGCTCACACAACGTACAAATG ATTCCTTAAGGCGAACCCGTCTCTTTCTCCTAGTACTGCTACTGCTCGGTATTTATGGCTTGTCAAAAACCCCATTTTTATCTG TTCGTTTTCGAACAACCTCTGGCCTGGATGCTGCAGTGGACCCCATACAGATGAAAAATGTCACCTTTGAACATGTCAAAGGG GTTGAAGAAGCTAAGCAAGAGTTGCAAGAAGTAGTAGAATTCTTGAAAAATCCTGAGAAATTTACTGTGTTAGGAGGTAAACTTCCTAAAG GCATCCTCTTGGTGGGACCACCTGGGACCGGGAAAACCCTGCTTGCCAGAGCTGTGGCTGGAGAAGCTGATGTGCCATTCTATTACGCCTCCGGCTCTGAGTTCGACGAGATGTTTGTCGGGGTGGGAGCTAGCCGCATCAGAAATCTGTTTA ggGAAGCCAAAGGAAATGCACCTTGTGTTATATTCATTGATGAGCTGGATTCTGTTGGTGGTAAAAGGATAGAGTCTCCAATGCATCCCTACTCAAGGCAGACCATAAATCAACTCCTTGCTGAAATGGATGG ctTCAAGCCTAACGAAGGAGTCATTATCATTGGTGCGACAAACTTCCCTGAAGCTTTAGataa TGCTTTAATACGTCCTGGCCGTTTTGACATGCAGGTTACAGTGCCACGGCCGGATGTTAGAGGGCGGACAGAAATTCTGAAATGGTACCTTAACAAAATAAAGTATGACCCAT GCATTGACCCAGAAATCATTGCCAGAGGGACAGTAGGGTTTTCTGGTGCTGAGCTGGAAAACCTTGTGAACCAGGCCGCGTTAAAAGCTGCAGTTGACGGAAAGGATATGGTGACCATGAAGGAGCTGGAATTCTCAAAGGACAAAATTCTTATGG GCCCAGAGCGTAGAAGTGTAGAAATTgatgataaaaataaaaccattacAGCCTACCATGAATCTGGGCATGCCATTATTGCCTATTATACGAAAGATGCAATGCCCATCAACAAAGCAACAATTATGCCAAGAGGACCAACGCTTGGACAT gtgtctctGCTGCCTGAAAATGACAGATGGAGTGAAACTAGATCCCAGCTGCTTGCTCAGATGGATGTTAGTATGGGAGGAAGAGTAGCAGAAGAACTCATATTTGGAGGGGATCACATCACAACAG gtGCTTCTAGTGATTTTGACAATGCCACTAAAATAGCGAAGCTCATGGTGACCAAGTTTGGAATGAGCGAGAAG CTTGGTGTCATGACTTATACAGATACTGGGAAACTCAGTCCTGAAACCCAGTCTGCGATTGAACAGGAGATAAGACTGCTCTTAAAG GATTCATACGAGCGGGCAAAGAACATCTTGAAGACCCACGCAAAAGAACACAAAAATTTAGCAGAAGCATTGCTGACCTATGAGACTCTGGACGCCAAAGAAATTCAGATTGTTCTTGAAGGAAAGAAGCTTGAAGTGAGATGA